Proteins encoded by one window of Mycolicibacterium cosmeticum:
- a CDS encoding polysaccharide biosynthesis tyrosine autokinase, with product MSLQEFTKLLRTRWVTVAVTTLICILGAVAFTLLTRPQYQASTRLFLSTNSTGASVTDLYQANLLSQQRVLSYATLINGETLAQRTIDKLGLDMSPETFQDKVKATAKSDTVLIDVKVRDESPTRARDIANTMADEFVLMVQELETPKAGATPLARVVVEQRASTPQKPVLPNPVLNLFGGLVVGLGLAVGLAVLREVLDNTVKDRQTVESTAHTGLVGSIPLDKERRNLPAASFENDHSLFAESFRKLGTNLRFLSVDNPPRMIVVTSALAGEGKTTTAINLALALTDAGHNVALVDGDMRRPMLDEKLGVIGAVGFSTVLSGDITLSEALQETGFPRLTVLSSGAVPPNPGELVGSLAAQKVLGELRANFDYVIVDSSPLIAVTDAAVLTTSCDGALLVTRHGHTKREQLAQAVRTLDDVGASILGAVLTMAPPPRGAEYAYRYYRSERPAHDTGEPTR from the coding sequence TTGAGCCTTCAGGAGTTCACGAAGCTGCTACGGACCCGGTGGGTCACCGTGGCGGTCACCACGCTGATCTGCATTCTGGGCGCGGTCGCGTTCACTTTGCTCACCAGGCCGCAATACCAGGCCAGCACCCGACTTTTCCTGTCCACCAACAGCACCGGCGCTTCGGTGACCGACCTGTACCAGGCCAATCTGCTCTCGCAGCAGCGCGTACTGTCCTACGCCACGCTGATCAACGGTGAGACACTGGCACAGCGCACCATCGACAAGCTCGGGTTGGACATGAGCCCGGAAACGTTCCAGGACAAGGTCAAGGCCACAGCGAAGTCCGATACGGTGCTGATCGATGTGAAGGTCCGCGACGAGTCGCCGACCCGAGCCCGCGATATCGCCAACACCATGGCCGACGAATTCGTGCTCATGGTGCAGGAATTGGAGACGCCCAAGGCGGGTGCGACACCCCTGGCCCGCGTCGTCGTCGAGCAGCGCGCATCGACGCCGCAGAAGCCGGTCCTGCCCAACCCCGTCCTGAACCTGTTCGGTGGCCTGGTGGTCGGACTGGGGCTGGCAGTCGGACTGGCCGTCCTACGCGAGGTGCTCGACAACACGGTCAAGGACCGGCAGACGGTAGAATCCACCGCACACACCGGGCTGGTCGGCAGTATCCCGCTGGACAAGGAGCGCCGGAATCTGCCTGCGGCGTCCTTCGAGAACGACCACTCGCTGTTCGCCGAGTCGTTCCGCAAGCTGGGAACCAATCTCAGATTCCTCTCGGTCGACAACCCACCACGAATGATCGTCGTCACCAGTGCACTGGCGGGTGAGGGAAAGACCACCACCGCAATCAATCTCGCGTTGGCCCTGACCGATGCCGGCCACAATGTCGCACTCGTCGACGGTGACATGCGACGCCCGATGCTGGATGAGAAGCTCGGGGTGATCGGTGCGGTCGGATTCAGCACCGTGCTCAGCGGCGACATCACGCTGTCGGAGGCCTTACAGGAGACCGGGTTCCCGAGACTGACCGTACTGAGCTCGGGCGCGGTGCCACCCAACCCGGGTGAACTGGTCGGATCACTGGCGGCCCAGAAGGTACTCGGTGAGTTGCGCGCAAATTTCGACTACGTCATCGTCGATTCGTCACCGCTCATCGCGGTCACGGATGCCGCCGTGCTCACCACCAGTTGTGATGGTGCCCTCCTGGTCACCCGCCACGGGCACACCAAACGTGAGCAGCTCGCCCAGGCGGTGCGCACCCTCGACGATGTCGGCGCCTCGATCCTGGGAGCGGTGCTCACCATGGCACCCCCGCCGCGGGGCGCGGAGTACGCCTATCGCTACTACCGGAGCGAGCGGCCGGCTCACGATACCGGCGAGCCCACCAGATGA
- a CDS encoding O-antigen polymerase — protein MTQSLASPRSMIGGGGDQALETAPRPALDWLFRSLEILALAGFVVLFYLVPDGANTWVLSVNLVAFYLIFLRALLIPDRILPWLPSHITIEVLFLGFSYLIFYYQYQLAVFGAGDLRRSVYIANTFADGANKAITLSTIGMLAFTFGYRVVRPATGETPAATARASVDRIDDRYFRGMATGSSALLSGLVAVYILADWRSAGEGRYTGTTSEGIGVEGIAIAIMMFCMIVAALWVYARSRRIRTRFSLAFGLFIAFAWTMRLLIFGDRGAFMLFALVLAGGYFTLVRRASRVLLAAALAVWMFIFRSMEVLRLTPDWYRSGNIWELVFNSPYAKQTAGESSFNVTTIGLRATVEVFPDLQNYTHGVLKLMQVLTIVPFSGGFYLPYLDPEYTSSAIMLGDLILPTTADYEPGTNIISDCYIDFGVAGVLLILFAVGWFAKMLRNSVARDPGDPHRVVMFLLTMALLAELPRYAIEVPLRTLAWAFVFSFGVGVLTHRFDKREPGTGPAVTAASAPAYSTSRS, from the coding sequence ATGACGCAAAGTCTGGCGTCACCACGCAGCATGATCGGCGGTGGGGGCGACCAAGCGCTCGAAACCGCACCGCGGCCCGCACTCGATTGGCTGTTCCGGAGCCTGGAAATCCTCGCGCTGGCCGGATTCGTCGTACTGTTCTACCTGGTACCCGACGGTGCGAACACGTGGGTGCTGTCCGTCAACCTCGTCGCCTTCTATCTGATCTTCCTGCGGGCGTTGTTGATTCCGGACCGGATACTGCCTTGGCTGCCGAGCCATATCACGATCGAAGTACTGTTCCTCGGTTTCAGTTACCTGATCTTCTACTACCAGTATCAACTGGCCGTGTTCGGCGCCGGCGATCTGCGGCGCAGCGTGTATATCGCCAATACTTTTGCCGACGGGGCGAACAAAGCCATCACCCTATCGACAATCGGTATGTTGGCCTTCACCTTTGGTTACCGTGTGGTCCGGCCGGCCACTGGCGAGACGCCCGCCGCCACCGCACGAGCATCTGTCGACCGGATCGACGATCGGTACTTCCGCGGAATGGCCACGGGTTCAAGCGCACTGCTGTCAGGTCTCGTCGCGGTGTACATACTGGCCGACTGGCGGTCGGCCGGCGAGGGCCGTTACACCGGGACCACGAGCGAAGGCATCGGTGTCGAGGGCATTGCGATCGCCATCATGATGTTCTGCATGATCGTCGCGGCGCTCTGGGTCTACGCCCGGTCGCGACGTATCCGCACTCGATTTTCACTCGCCTTCGGGCTGTTCATCGCCTTCGCTTGGACCATGCGGTTGCTGATTTTCGGGGATCGTGGTGCGTTCATGCTCTTCGCACTGGTCCTTGCCGGCGGCTATTTCACCCTCGTACGTCGCGCCTCGCGCGTTCTGCTCGCCGCTGCCTTGGCAGTATGGATGTTCATCTTTCGGAGCATGGAAGTGCTTCGTCTGACACCCGATTGGTATCGATCAGGAAACATCTGGGAGCTGGTCTTCAACTCTCCCTATGCGAAGCAGACGGCGGGCGAAAGCAGTTTCAACGTGACGACGATCGGGCTGAGAGCCACCGTCGAGGTGTTTCCGGATCTACAGAATTACACCCACGGCGTACTGAAGCTCATGCAAGTACTCACGATCGTCCCTTTCAGTGGAGGGTTCTATCTGCCCTACCTGGATCCGGAGTACACCAGCTCCGCGATCATGCTCGGCGACCTCATCCTGCCGACGACTGCCGACTACGAGCCGGGTACCAATATCATCTCGGATTGCTACATCGACTTCGGCGTCGCCGGCGTCCTGCTGATACTCTTCGCTGTCGGCTGGTTCGCAAAAATGCTGCGTAACAGCGTTGCCCGGGATCCCGGTGACCCACACCGGGTGGTCATGTTCTTACTAACCATGGCATTGCTCGCCGAACTCCCGCGCTACGCCATCGAGGTTCCGCTTCGGACGTTGGCATGGGCATTCGTCTTCAGCTTTGGTGTCGGTGTACTCACTCACCGGTTCGACAAGCGTGAACCGGGCACAGGTCCCGCGGTCACGGCAGCCAGCGCTCCCGCGTATAGCACGTCTCGTTCTTGA